The following coding sequences are from one Acomys russatus chromosome 16, mAcoRus1.1, whole genome shotgun sequence window:
- the Ngfr gene encoding tumor necrosis factor receptor superfamily member 16, translating to MRAGAACSVMDRLRLPLLLLLLLLGVSFGGAKETCSTGLYTHSGECCKACNLGEGVAQPCGVNQTVCEPCLDSVTFSDVVSATEPCKPCTECLGLQSMSAPCVEADDAVCRCTYGYYQDEETGRCEACSVCEVGSGLVFSCQDKQNTVCEECPEGTYSDEANHVDPCLPCTVCEDTERQLRECTPWADAECEEIPGRWITRSTPPEGSDSMAPSTQEPEEPPEQDLVASTVADMVTTVMGSSQPVVTRGTTDNLIPVYCSILAAVVVGLVAYIAFKRWNSCKQNKQGANSRPVNQTPPPEGEKLHSDSGISVDSQSLHDQQTHTQTASGQALKGDLYSSLPLTKREEVEKLLNGSAGDTWRHLAGELGYQPEHIDSFTHEACPVRALLASWAAQDSATLDALLAALRRIQRADIVESLCSESTATSPV from the exons ATGAGGGCAGGTGCTGCCTGCAGCGTCATGGACCGGCTGcgtctgccgctgctgctgctgctgctactgctaggG GTGTCCTTTGGAGGTGCCAAAGAGACGTGTTCCACGGGCCTGTACACCCACAGTGGAGAGTGCTGTAAAGCCTGCAACTTGGGCGAAGGTGTGGCCCAGCCTTGTGGAGTCAACCAGACTGTGTGTGAACCCTGCCTGGACA GTGTGACGTTCTCTGATGTGGTGAGCGCCACCGAGCCGTGCAAGCCTTGCACGGAGTGCCTGGGCCTGCAGAGTATGTCCGCGCCCTGCGTGGAGGCAGATGACGCAGTGTGCCGATGCACCTATGGGTACTACCAGGACGAGGAGACTGGCCGCTGTGAGGCGTGCAGCGTGTGCGAGGTGGGCTCCGGGCTCGTCTTCTCCTGCCAGGACAAACAGAACACAGTGTGTGAAGAGTGCCCAGAGGGCACATACTCAGACGAAGCCAACCACGTGGACCCGTGCCTGCCCTGCACGGTGTGCGAGGACACCGAGCGCCAGTTACGCGAATGCACGCCCTGGGCTGATGCTGAATGCGAGG AGATCCCTGGCCGATGGATCACAAGGTCTACACCCCCAGAGGGCTCTGACAGCATggcccccagcacccaggagcctgAGGAACCTCCAGAGCAAGACCTCGTAGCCAGCACGGTGGCAGATATGGTGACCACCGTGATGGGCAGCTCCCAGCCCGTAGTGACCCGAGGCACCACAGACAACCTTATTCCTGTCTACTGCTCCATCTTGGCTGCCGTGGTTGTGGGCCTTGTGGCCTACATTGCTTTCAAGAG GTGGAACAGCTGCAAGCAAAATAAACAAGGAGCCAATAGCCGACCAGTGAACCAGACACCCCCGCCGGAGGGAGAAAAACTGCACAGTGACAGTGGCATCTCTGTGGACAGCCAGAGCCTGCACGACCAGCAGACCCATACACAGACTGCCTCAGGCCAGG CCCTCAAGGGTGACCTCTACAGTAGCCTGCCCCTGACCAAGCGGGAGGAGGTAGAGAAGCTACTCAATGGCTCCGCAGGGGACACCTGGCGACATCTGGCAGGCGAGCTGGGCTACCAGCCTGAGCATATAGACTCCTTCACCCATGAGGCGTGCCCGGTCCGAGCTCTGCTGGCCAGCTGGGCTGCCCAGGACAGCGCAACGCTCGACGCCCTTTTAGCCGCCCTGCGCCGCATCCAGAGAGCTGACATTGTGGAGAGCCTGTGCAGCGAGTCCACTGCCACGTCCCCGGTGTGA